GCCAGTCGTCCAGGGCCGCGTCATCTTCGACGATATCTCCTTCGGTTACCAGGGGAACAACAACGGTGCAAGCACAGAAAAGGTGCTCGATCACCTCAGCCTGGTTGTGGAGCCAGGCCAACAGATCGCCCTGTTGGGTGCCACTGGCTCCGGAAAGAGTACCCTTGTCAATTTGATTCCCCGTTTCTACGATGTAGGCGGGGGCCAACTTCTGGTAGACGGCATCGATGTACGGGATTGGGATCCGAAGGTGCTCCGGTCGCGAATTGGCGTGGTTCTTCAGCAGACGACCTTGTTTAGCGGTACAGTACGAGAGAACATCGCCTACGGCAGGCCGGACGCGCCCCTGGAAGAGGTTATAGCCGCTGCAGAAGCTGCCCAGGCCCACGATTTTATTTTGGCAATGCCCGAGGCCTACGACAGTCTGGTCGAGGAACGAGGCGCCAATCTGTCGGGCGGCCAGAAGCAGCGCATCGCCATTGCGCGCGCCCTGCTGATATCCCCAAGAATATTGATCCTGGACGATAGTACGAGTGCTGTCGATCTGGAAACCGAGGCCAACATCCAGCGGGCTCTGGACAATTTGATCGACGGGGCGACCACCTTTGTCGTGGCCCAACGAATCAACAGTGTTCTCAACGCTGACCAGATTTTGGTGCTCGACGCCGGTCAGATTGCCGCCAGGGGCACCCACCGGGAATTGCTGGAGAGCAGCCCGATCTACCAGGAGATCTTCCGATCACAACTTGGCCATGATCAACTGCCACTTGATAGCCAATCGACCATGGATCAGCAGCCACAATGACAGCCCACCAGCCAGGTAAACAGCAACCACAACGTGTTCGTCTTGGCATCGGAGGCGGTCGGCCCTCCGGTGAAAGTGCGCTGGACAGCCGCTCAGCTGTGCGGCGCCTGTTCAGCTATGCACGCCCCTATCGCGGGCGACTCATCCTTGTCGCCCTGCTGGTAGCAGGTAATACGGCAGCAATGCTGGCCGGTCCAATTCTCCTGGGCAAGGCCATCGACAACTACGTGATCCCCGCTGATGTGGCAGGCCTTTTGCGCATTTGTTTGATCATGCTGGCCTTTTATCTGGTTGGGGGGGTTGCCGCGATTGTTTATGGCGTTATGATGGTCGATATCGCCCAGGAGCTGATGGCCGACATCCGCCTGCAACTCTTCGCTCACATCCAGCGTCTTTCCATGGCCTACCACGACCGCCACAGGGTTGGCGACCTGATGAGCCGCATCACCAATGACACTGAGGCCATCAACCGCGTCCTGAGCAATGGCCTTGTCCAGTTCATCACCAATGTCTTGATGTTGGGTGGCATCATGGTGGCCATGTTTTTGCTTAGCTGGCAACTGGCCATGGGCACGCTGATTATCCTGCCCTTCATGCTTTATCTGACCAGCCTGGTCACCCGGCGCAGTCGATTGGCCTTTCGGGATGTTCAACGCAGTCTGGGCGTGCTCAATGCCATCATGGAGGAAAATATCGCTGGAATTCGTGTCGTGCAGGCCTTTGCCCGCTCATCGGAAACCGAAGCGCAGTTTCGGGAGGTCAACTGGGCCAATCGGCAAGCTGGTGTTCGGGCGGATGTCATCAGCGCCGCGTTGGGGCCCATGTTCACCACCATGAGCACGATCACCATTGCTGCCACTGCTCTTCTGGGCGGCTGGTTGGCTATCCAGGGCGTCGTGACGGTGGGCGTCCTGGCAACCTTCGTTGTCTACATCATGATTTTCTTCCGTCCCATGCGCTCTATCGCCATGCTTTACAACAATCTGCAGTCCGCTCTTGCAGGGGCAGAGCGCATTTTCGAGGTATTGGATGCCCAACCGTCGGTGCAGGATAAGCCAGATGCCCAGCCGCTGGCAAGGTTAGAGGGTTCTGTCAGTTTTGAGGATGTCACCTTTGCCTATGATCCAGGAAAACCGGTGCTGCATCACGTCAACTTCCATGCGACGCCGGGACAGACTATCGCGCTGGTGGGGCCCACCGGCGGTGGAAAAACCACGATTATCAACCTGCTGAGCCGGTTTTACGACGTGGCTGAGGGAGCCATCACGATCGATGGACAGGACATCCGGGATCTCCGGCAGGCTGCGCTTCGGCAACACCTGGGGATCGTCCTGCAGGACACATTTCTGTTCTCCGGCACGGTGATGGACAATATTCGCTACGGGCGACTGAAAGCCAGCGACGAGGAGGTCGTGGCTGCAGCCAGGCTGGCTAACGCCGACTGGTTCATCCGCCGTCTTCCCGGAGGCTATCAGACCCAGGTCTCGGAGCAAGGGCACAACTTCAGCGAGGGACAACGCCAGTTGCTGGCCATAGCCCGGGCCGTGCTGGCCGATCCCAGTATCCTGATATTGGACGAGGCAACCAGCAGTGTGGATTCCCGCACCGAACAACAGATTCAGGAAGCGCTGCTGCGCCTGATGGAAGGCAGGACCTCCTTTGTGATTGCCCACCGGCTCAGCACGGTACGCGATGCGGACAGGATACTGGTCGTCAACGGTGGAGAGATCATCGAAGAGGGAACCCACGAGGAATTGTTGGATCAGGGCGGCTTTTACCACAACCTCTACATGAGCCAGTTCAGAGATCAGTAGAGCTTTCACCCGGAGCCTGGCGGATATGGAACTCGTGCTCGCGGAGGTGCACCATTTGAGGTAGTGACCTAGTACTCTGCGGGCTAAATAACTATGCAGTAACCAAGGTCCTTCACCAGAAGTAGGGACGGTCTTTAACTGCATACTTATCTACGCCAAGCTGCACTAGGCACCCGACGTAGCAGCCGACCCATCCTTCACCCGATCGACCAGTTGCATTCGCCAGCTGACCACTTTGTGCCGAACGACCGGGATGCGCAGGATCAGGAGCAGCGCTACAATGCCACCCCAGATCAACGGTTCGCGGATGTCCGACTTGACTACCCAGGTGTAATGCACAACGACCAGGATTCCTGCCGCGTAGACGAAGCGATGCAGGCGTTTCCAGCCCTTCTTGAGGCGGCGCTGCCAGCCCCTGGTAGATGTGATCGCCAACGGTACCAGGATCAGGAAGGCTGCAAAGCCGACCAACACATAGCGTTTTTCGGCTAACTCCAGTCCGACCAGGTTCAGGTCAAACCCGTAGTCAATACCGAAGTAGATGGTGAAGTGAATTGCGGCGTAAAAGAAGGCATAAAGCCCCAACGCCCTGCGTACCTTGATCGCCTGCCGGAAACCAAAGACTGTATTGACCGGCGTAGCAGCCAGGGAAAGCACCAACAGCACCAGGGCGGTTTTTCCGGTGCGCAGCGTGGCCTTCTGGATGGGATTGGCCGTCAGGTTACCCTGGGTGGCGTCCCAGATCAGCAGCGCGAGCGGGATCAGCGCCGCAACGTGAACGGCTATCTGGAATTTTGTGAGTTTTGGTCGGGTTAGCATGGTGATTTTGTCGGTTGGGAGGGAGTGAGTAGGTAAATAGATGGGTAAATAAGTAAACAAGGAGATTGGTTGCTTCCATGTCTACTTGTTTTCCTAGCACCCACTTTCCCTAATAATACACGCTCAGATCCATCCCGTCATACAGATGAGCCACCT
The sequence above is drawn from the Chloroflexota bacterium genome and encodes:
- a CDS encoding ABC transporter ATP-binding protein; this translates as MTAHQPGKQQPQRVRLGIGGGRPSGESALDSRSAVRRLFSYARPYRGRLILVALLVAGNTAAMLAGPILLGKAIDNYVIPADVAGLLRICLIMLAFYLVGGVAAIVYGVMMVDIAQELMADIRLQLFAHIQRLSMAYHDRHRVGDLMSRITNDTEAINRVLSNGLVQFITNVLMLGGIMVAMFLLSWQLAMGTLIILPFMLYLTSLVTRRSRLAFRDVQRSLGVLNAIMEENIAGIRVVQAFARSSETEAQFREVNWANRQAGVRADVISAALGPMFTTMSTITIAATALLGGWLAIQGVVTVGVLATFVVYIMIFFRPMRSIAMLYNNLQSALAGAERIFEVLDAQPSVQDKPDAQPLARLEGSVSFEDVTFAYDPGKPVLHHVNFHATPGQTIALVGPTGGGKTTIINLLSRFYDVAEGAITIDGQDIRDLRQAALRQHLGIVLQDTFLFSGTVMDNIRYGRLKASDEEVVAAARLANADWFIRRLPGGYQTQVSEQGHNFSEGQRQLLAIARAVLADPSILILDEATSSVDSRTEQQIQEALLRLMEGRTSFVIAHRLSTVRDADRILVVNGGEIIEEGTHEELLDQGGFYHNLYMSQFRDQ
- a CDS encoding protein-methionine-sulfoxide reductase heme-binding subunit MsrQ is translated as MLTRPKLTKFQIAVHVAALIPLALLIWDATQGNLTANPIQKATLRTGKTALVLLVLSLAATPVNTVFGFRQAIKVRRALGLYAFFYAAIHFTIYFGIDYGFDLNLVGLELAEKRYVLVGFAAFLILVPLAITSTRGWQRRLKKGWKRLHRFVYAAGILVVVHYTWVVKSDIREPLIWGGIVALLLILRIPVVRHKVVSWRMQLVDRVKDGSAATSGA